From a region of the Sesamum indicum cultivar Zhongzhi No. 13 linkage group LG3, S_indicum_v1.0, whole genome shotgun sequence genome:
- the LOC105158972 gene encoding 14-3-3-like protein B → MAAAAAGREENVYMAKLAEQAERYEEMVEFMEKVSSSLPEKEELTVEERNLLSVAYKNVIGARRASWRIISSIEQKEESKGNEDHVSAIKEYRSKIETELSGICDGILQLLDKRLIPSASASDSKVFYLKMKGDYHRYLAEFKTGAERKEAAESTLTAYKAAQDIANAELAPTHPIRLGLALNFSVFYYEILNSPDRACNLAKQAFDEAIAELDTLGEESYKDSTLIMQLLRDNLTLWTSDMQDEGADDIKEAPKPEEAQKSET, encoded by the exons atggcggcggcggcggcagGGCGTGAGGAGAACGTGTACATGGCGAAGCTGGCCGAGCAGGCCGAGAGGTACGAGGAAATGGTGGAGTTCATGGAGAAGGTCTCCTCGTCGCTGCCAGAGAAGGAGGAGCTGACGGTGGAGGAGCGTAATCTGCTCTCCGTGGCCTACAAGAACGTGATCGGCGCCAGGAGGGCGTCGTGGCGGATTATTTCCTCCATAGAGCAGAAGGAGGAGTCGAAAGGTAACGAGGATCACGTCTCCGCTATCAAGGAATACAGATCTAAGATTGAGACGGAGCTCTCCGGCATCTGCGATGGCATTCTCCAGCTGCTCGACAAAAGGCTCATTCCTTCCGCTTCCGCCAGCGATTCCAAGGTTTTCTATCTCAAAATGAAGGGGGATTACCATAGGTACTTGGCCGAGTTCAAGACGGGTGCTGAAAGGAAAGAGGCTGCTGAGAGCACTCTCACTGCCTACAAGGCTGCTCAg GACATCGCCAACGCAGAACTTGCCCCAACACACCCAATCCGACTTGGATTGGCTCTGAACTTCTCTGTCTTCTACTATGAAATATTGAACTCCCCAGACCGTGCTTGTAATCTTGCAAAACAG GCCTTTGATGAAGCAATTGCAGAGTTGGATACCCTGGGAGAGGAGTCCTACAAAGATAGTACCTTGATTATGCAACTTCTTCGTGACAACCTCACTCTATGGACATCTGACATGCAG GATGAAGGTGCCGATGACATCAAAGAAGCTCCCAAACCCGAAGAAGCTCAAAAGTCTGAAACGTAG
- the LOC105158973 gene encoding VQ motif-containing protein 9-like isoform X2 has translation MNDSTGSISSGAMSNSNGSGISNRDMFLKQVNKNSHKIAKPFRKPLPPPTATPPILDPNPHNSGPSQLQSQQPPVYNINKNDFRDVVQRLTGSPAHERFPAQPPPVTHPRPPSSRLQRIRPPPLPQITNRPPQLVPRPLNDAGQRGAAQAQPFHPLPPLPVVHPPAESPISAYMRFLQSSASSPAPSPLWNRGPPIGPRPDALPPPSEFGQRAPFSPLPPMESPVSAYMRFLQSSPYSSSAAPPRGNGLGPPPPVPPHQQPPPPPQPPLVAPQQQQQLPPPPPSSAALPSPFPAMPLSPLPFGWVPSPRSPYGMISPSFLFSPAGQFGLPQVPLSPTLPVPSPRWKGM, from the exons ATGAATGACTCCACTGGTTCCATTTCTTCCGGTGCAATGTCTAACAGCAATGGCAGCGGCATCAGCAATAGAGATATGTTTCTCAAACAAGTCAACAAGAATTCCCACAAGATCGCTAAGCCCTTCCGAAAGCCTCTCCCTCCTCCCACCGCCACTCCTCCAATTCTTGACCCCAATCCACACAATTCGGGTCCGTCCCAGCTCCAATCGC AGCAGCCGCCGGTCTATAACATCAACAAGAACGACTTCCGCGATGTCGTTCAGAGGCTCACCGGCTCCCCCGCCCACGAGCGCTTTCCGGCGCAGCCTCCACCGGTTACTCACCCCAGGCCACCCAGTTCCCGCCTCCAGAGGATCCGCCCACCTCCCCTGCCCCAGATCACTAATCGCCCTCCTCAGCTCGTTCCTCGTCCACTAAATGACGCCGGTCAAAGGGGGGCGGCGCAGGCCCAACCGTTCCACCCACTTCCGCCGCTTCCGGTTGTGCACCCTCCGGCGGAATCCCCGATCTCTGCGTACATGCGGTTCCTCCAGAGCTCCGCCTCATCCCCTGCACCTTCGCCTCTGTGGAACAGGGGGCCACCGATTGGACCTCGTCCTGATGCTCTGCCGCCGCCAAGCGAGTTTGGTCAACGGGCGCCCTTCTCGCCGCTGCCGCCTATGGAGTCTCCTGTCTCAGCTTACATGCGCTTCCTCCAGAGCTCTCCCTACTCTTCATCTGCTGCACCGCCGAGGGGGAACGGGTTAGGACCACCTCCGCCTGTCCCACCACATCAGCAGCCGCCGCCCCCACCGCAGCCTCCTCTTGTCGCACCACAGCAGCAACAACagcttcctcctcctccaccttCTTCTGCTGCTTTGCCGTCGCCTTTTCCGGCGATGCCCTTGTCACCGCTGCCATTTGGATGGGTTCCGTCACCGAGGTCACCGTATGGTATGATTTCCCCCAGTTTTCTGTTTTCTCCGGCGGGTCAATTTGGATTACCGCAGGTACCCTTGTCGCCCACGCTGCCTGTTCCAAGCCCAAGATGGAAGGGCATGTAA
- the LOC105158973 gene encoding VQ motif-containing protein 9-like isoform X1, which produces MNDSTGSISSGAMSNSNGSGISNRDMFLKQVNKNSHKIAKPFRKPLPPPTATPPILDPNPHNSGPSQLQSQQPPVYNINKNDFRDVVQRLTGSPAHERFPAQPPPVTHPRPPSSRLQRIRPPPLPQITNRPPQLVPRPLNDAGQRGAAQAQPFHPLPPLPVVHPPAESPISAYMRFLQSSASSPAPSPLWNRGPPIGPRPDALPPPSEFGQRAPFSPLPPMESPVSAYMRFLQSSPYSSSAAPPRGNGLGPPPPVPPHQQPPPPPQPPLVAPQQQQQLPPPPPSSAALPSPFPAMPLSPLPFGWVPSPRSPYGMISPSFLFSPAGQFGLPQVPLSPTLPVPSPRWKGM; this is translated from the exons ATGAATGACTCCACTGGTTCCATTTCTTCCGGTGCAATGTCTAACAGCAATGGCAGCGGCATCAGCAATAGAGATATGTTTCTCAAACAAGTCAACAAGAATTCCCACAAGATCGCTAAGCCCTTCCGAAAGCCTCTCCCTCCTCCCACCGCCACTCCTCCAATTCTTGACCCCAATCCACACAATTCGGGTCCGTCCCAGCTCCAAT CGCAGCAGCCGCCGGTCTATAACATCAACAAGAACGACTTCCGCGATGTCGTTCAGAGGCTCACCGGCTCCCCCGCCCACGAGCGCTTTCCGGCGCAGCCTCCACCGGTTACTCACCCCAGGCCACCCAGTTCCCGCCTCCAGAGGATCCGCCCACCTCCCCTGCCCCAGATCACTAATCGCCCTCCTCAGCTCGTTCCTCGTCCACTAAATGACGCCGGTCAAAGGGGGGCGGCGCAGGCCCAACCGTTCCACCCACTTCCGCCGCTTCCGGTTGTGCACCCTCCGGCGGAATCCCCGATCTCTGCGTACATGCGGTTCCTCCAGAGCTCCGCCTCATCCCCTGCACCTTCGCCTCTGTGGAACAGGGGGCCACCGATTGGACCTCGTCCTGATGCTCTGCCGCCGCCAAGCGAGTTTGGTCAACGGGCGCCCTTCTCGCCGCTGCCGCCTATGGAGTCTCCTGTCTCAGCTTACATGCGCTTCCTCCAGAGCTCTCCCTACTCTTCATCTGCTGCACCGCCGAGGGGGAACGGGTTAGGACCACCTCCGCCTGTCCCACCACATCAGCAGCCGCCGCCCCCACCGCAGCCTCCTCTTGTCGCACCACAGCAGCAACAACagcttcctcctcctccaccttCTTCTGCTGCTTTGCCGTCGCCTTTTCCGGCGATGCCCTTGTCACCGCTGCCATTTGGATGGGTTCCGTCACCGAGGTCACCGTATGGTATGATTTCCCCCAGTTTTCTGTTTTCTCCGGCGGGTCAATTTGGATTACCGCAGGTACCCTTGTCGCCCACGCTGCCTGTTCCAAGCCCAAGATGGAAGGGCATGTAA